A DNA window from Schistocerca gregaria isolate iqSchGreg1 chromosome 2, iqSchGreg1.2, whole genome shotgun sequence contains the following coding sequences:
- the LOC126336142 gene encoding MAGE-like protein 2, translated as MEHTSVGNVQLLTSAMVVLAAVHAATAGFGDQALLGSQAYGGSGNYGGDAFKPIHQQVAVLHNLGAGPKVQVVRVPVPQEVPVPVAELVGVPVPQPYPVYVQDVQRVEVPVTRTIHVPVEKPYAVEVEKKVPYPIEKPYHVEVEKPIEVPVPKPYAVKVPVYKHVYHIIRQKKTDDWR; from the exons AGTGTTGGTAACGTGCAGCTGTTGACGTCGGCGATGGTTGTGCTGGCTGCAGTGCACGCCGCCACTGCCGGCTTTGGCGATCAAGCTCTGCTGGGTAGCCAGGCCTATGGCGGTAGCGGCAACTACGGAGGAGACGCTTTCAAGCCCATCCACCAGCAGGTGGCCGTGCTACACAACTTAGGAGCCGGGCCCAAG GTGCAAGTGGTGCGCGTACCGGTGCCGCAAGAGGTTCCGGTTCCGGTGGCGGAGCTGGTGGGCGTCCCCGTTCCTCAGCCGTACCCGGTCTACGTTCAAGACGTCCAGCGCGTCGAAGTTCCCGTCACGAGAACAATACACGTCCCAGTTGAAAAGCCGTACGCAGTGGAAGTAGAGAAAAAGGTGCCTTACCCTATAGAGAAGCCGTACCACGTCGAGGTAGAGAAGCCCATTGAGGTGCCGGTGCCGAAGCCGTACGCAGTCAAGGTTCCCGTGTACAAACACGTGTACCACATCATCAGGCAGAAGAAGACTGACGACTGGCGATAG